GGTGCAGCTGATCCACTCATCCAATTTGAGGTCGTCGAGGCTTCTGTAGCGTCTCCTGAGGATTCCGAGTAGCTTCTCGGTTTCGCATCGGGTTCTAACCCAGACCTGCTGCAGGGTCTTGAAGCCCATCTTATCCCTCAAGGCTACGACGGGGTGCATATGTCCCATCACGAGCCTGCTACATCCCTTCAGGATCTTGGGGGATGGGAGGCTATGGCCGTGGAACAAGGCGACGCCGTCCATGGATGTCCCTGTGGAGGGGAGGAGCTTCACATCGGCTGGGAGCAGGCCCTCCAAGTTGCCGTCGTGGTTCCCGGGTATGATGGAGATGGACTCCACCATCGTCAGGGCCTCCTCGAAGAAGAGTGGTACGTCCCTCCACTCCTCAAGCTCAGCCTTCGCGACGGTGTGTTTCACGTCGCCCAGTATGAGGAGCTCCTCAGCCCCTGAGAGCTCGACGGCCCTCAAAACCTTAGAGGTTAGACGGCCCACCTGAGAGGGGATATGTATACCCTGCTGGCTCAGGGAGACCTCCCATCCTATATGAAGGTCCGCGATGACCAGGGTTCTCCTCTCACCCTCCAATACTAACGCTGGAAATGGGATCAATGGATATATATACATGGATTCAGCTTGTTCCCCTTATCCGGTCTCATCCCGCCGTATCCGGTTCAGGGCTCAAGGCTTAGCGCAGCCCAGATAAGATATGTGGAGTGGTCTTCGATAAAGGTTATTATCCTTGTTTCACCCATCCCTCATGGGGGATTTAGGGTCGTCCTCCCCCCAGGGGTAATGATCCAGTGGCGGAACTCGCCGTCGACGAGGCATCCATACTGGACATGTTGTGCTCCAGGATCTCAGGTGGAGGTGCGGCCGTCGAAGAGGTCAAGGACGCCCTGCTCAAGGTCTTCTCGGACAGGTTTGAGAGGGCCGTTAAACTGGTCGAGGAGAGGGCAGTCATCCGGTACATATTCAAGCCCAGCGGCCGCATAGTCTGGATGGTTAAGGGGAGGAGGCGTCCCTACCAGGTTATACCGGCAACACCGTATTGCAGCTGCGACGACTTCTATTTCAGGGTTCTAGGGGGCAAACGGGGGGTATGCTACCATCTGATAGCGCAGCGTTTAGCCTCGGCCCTAGGCGAATTCATCGATGTGGAGTTGCCCGACAGGAAGTACAGGGAGATAATCGATGAGCTGAGGCCGGACATCCAACTCTAGACGGGAACAGAGCCTATGATCGCCCTTCAGGGATCCCCCGGCGTACAAATGGCCTCTAGTCATCCCCCCGTCGAACTTACGCCGTGGGGATACCCTTTTAAGATGCCTGGTAGATCTGCCTTAGAGGGGTCTTCATATGACTGGGGATGAGCTTTACAACCTGGTTCAGACGGTAATCATAGCTTTAGGCTTCGTATCCATAGTGGCGATCCTCATCTACATGGGCAGTGTAGGGTCGGGGGATTAGCCGTTTGACCAGTCAGTCCCAGTAGGGCCTGGTCCTAGCGTATATCCGCTCGGCCTTCAATATCTCCGCGTATACCTCGTCTTCCCTCCTCAGGGGCCTCCTCAGAACCCTTACAGCGGTCGCCGGGCCTATGCCCCTCCCCGCCAGGACTATGACGGCCCTCTTACCGTATACTTGGACTAGGCTGGCGCTCCTCCAGGCCTGCCTCCAGGATTCCTCCTCCTCCCTGGAGAGCCTCCTCCCCTTAATCCTCTTTTCAACGATCCTCAAGGTCTCCCCGTCGCGGGGATGCGTGACAGCTATGAGGGTTGCCCTGCATCTAGGACATCTCAGCTTCTCCGGCAGCATCTCAACCATCTTGATGGACTCCCAATCCCCCCTATGGATGCATAGGAGCTTCACGAGACTCTTCCCTATACGCTCCTTCACGATCTCCACGAGGGACTCCGAGGGGAGGGCTGGCCTCAAAAGGTCCCGGGGCATTATCTTATCCAGTATAGGCGCTGCGAGTGGGGTGCAGGCTTCCCTATCCCCGTGGACCGCCACCTCCACCTTGCCCTCGCTGAGGGATTCCAGGAACTCCTCCGCAGCCTTCAAATCCAACTGCTCCGT
The Candidatus Bathyarchaeota archaeon DNA segment above includes these coding regions:
- a CDS encoding phosphoesterase — encoded protein: MYIYPLIPFPALVLEGERRTLVIADLHIGWEVSLSQQGIHIPSQVGRLTSKVLRAVELSGAEELLILGDVKHTVAKAELEEWRDVPLFFEEALTMVESISIIPGNHDGNLEGLLPADVKLLPSTGTSMDGVALFHGHSLPSPKILKGCSRLVMGHMHPVVALRDKMGFKTLQQVWVRTRCETEKLLGILRRRYRSLDDLKLDEWISCTILPSFNDLLGGRAVNSEGGDGEYMGPLMRSGAVNLDESEAFLLDGTYLGKIQRLKHPT